From Rhodamnia argentea isolate NSW1041297 chromosome 10, ASM2092103v1, whole genome shotgun sequence, a single genomic window includes:
- the LOC115742816 gene encoding pentatricopeptide repeat-containing protein At4g21190, producing the protein MLSFRYSLPVTTRRFESSQISRNIRSIVVCAAKGPRPRYPRVWKSRKKIGTISKSEKLVDCVKGLSNVKEEVYGALDSFIAWELEFPLITVKKALKTLEKEKEWKRIIQVTKWMLSKGQGRTMGSYFILLNALAEDGRLDEAEELWATIFSRNLEGTPRIFFNKMVSIYYKRGMHEKMFEVFADMEELGVKPNVSIVSMMGKVFQQLGMMDKYEKLTKKYPPPKWEYRYIKGKRVKISAKRLNEFNDANKSSSVNGDAMVEDTKQLNKSDSVSEGDTTSADEMIPDIDGVCESD; encoded by the exons atGCTTAGTTTCAGGTATTCGCTGCCAGTTACGACGAGAAGATTTGAATCAAGTCAGATCTCCAGAAACATTAGAAGTATTGTG GTGTGCGCGGCGAAAGGTCCCCGGCCTAGATATCCTCGAGTATGGAAATCACGGAAGAAAATTGGGACCATCTCCAAGTCTGAAAAGCTTGTTGACTGT GTGAAGGGATTGTCAAACGTAAAAGAGGAAGTTTATGGGGCACTTGATTCGTTTATTGCTTGGGAACTAGAGTTTCCTCTGATCACAGTCAAGAAAGCCTTGAAGACACTTGAGAAggagaaagaatggaagagAATAATACAG GTCACTAAGTGGATGTTAAGCAAAGGTCAAGGAAGAACGATGGGAAGTTACTTTATATTGCTTAATGCATTAGCTGAAGATGGCAGGCTTGACGAAGCTGAGGAACTATGGGCAACGATATTTTCCCGAAATCTGGAAGGCACACCTCGTATTTTCTTCAACAAAATGGTGTCAATATACTATAAGAGGGGCATGCATGAGAAGATGTTTGAG GTATTTGCTGATATGGAGGAACTTGGGGTGAAACCCAATGTCTCAATTGTTTCAATGATGGGAAAAGTCTTCCAACAGCTAGGTATGATGGACAAATATGAGAAATTAACAAAGAAATACCCACCGCCAAAATGGGAGTACCGATACATCAAAGGGAAGCGTGTTAAAATATCAGCGAAGCGTCTGAATGAATTCAATGACGCTAACAAAAGCAGCAGTGTGAATGGTGATGCAATGGTTGAGGACACTAAGCAATTAAACAAGTCTGATAGCGTATCGGAAGGGGACACAACTAGTGCTGATGAAATGATTCCGGACATAGATGGGGTTTGTGAATCTGATTGA